Below is a genomic region from Molothrus aeneus isolate 106 chromosome 5, BPBGC_Maene_1.0, whole genome shotgun sequence.
GTGACTGGTGATGAAGAAGTCTTattcctgcctcagctctgcagttTATGTGCAGTATCCTGGGGACTGGGggtggaggaagggagggagcagagggaaggataGAGGAAGCCCTTGAAAGCATATTGGGGTGAAATAAAAAGGGTTTGTTTGACAGTGACAGACTAGGCACTGAAATTCCTCAGTTCTGAGAACAGATCTGCTCTGTGATGCAGAGCATGGGTAGAACTCTGCAGAACTGAAGGGAAagctgggtttgattttttttttcttttttttccttttttttccacagcctGGGTTGTAGCACTTAGGGAATTGTATGATGTTTTGAAAGTGCTCCATaagctctgctttcctgggggagggggagaggaaggcagccaggcagcagcgCTGTGCACTGCCACCTGATATTTCAGCAGTGAGCGGTTTGGATGGGTTTGCGGGTGCTGTCAGCCTCTGAAAAGGCCCTTCCCATGTCCTAGGGAATAAATGAGTACTTAAACTGCAGCCTGTGAAAAGCTGGCTGACAGTGAGCTGCAAGGTATTCTTATTGCCAAATTAAGGGAGAGCTAAAAATACACAAGCATGTATCTGAAAAGTGCAACTGCATCAGAGACCTTATGGGAATGTTAAAGGGGGGAGAGAGATGGTCTGTGGGGTGATCTGCATTAGGGTGGTTCATATAAATACAGGGGGAAAAGGCAATAGAATGTTCTGTTGTCAAAACTAAGGGATTTAAACAGGGCATGTGAAGAAAAGGACATTTTCAAATTCAGAGATATGTCAAACACTTCTTGACTTTGTTTAGAACCTTTCTACACTACCAAAAAAAGcataactccttttttttcttacaatgaAGCAGTAGTTTGGGGaaattgaaataataaaatagaacCAGCTTCATTGCATGTAAAGTGAGATCAGGTCTATCAGAGGAGAAAAGCATTCCTTCCctccaaaagctgctgcagatAGAATCCCTAATCTGAAGATGCTGCCAGTGGGGTGTCAGCACCACCttctctccctgcctcaggAAAACAGACATGCAGGGTTGCAAATTCTTCTTCCATGGGGTGTTTGCCCCTTTGCAGTTGTCCCTATAAGAAGGTTTTGGACTAACCAGTGTGAATGACAGGGCTCTGCCTACTTTCCTCATGTAGTGAGCATCTCAAAAGCTGTGCAGGCTATGTGCAAGCTGCAGTTTTATTTGTAATACAATAACCTCATGTTTGCAGCGTATACCTCGGGAATTATCAGGCTTGATTACTGCAATCTGCTCAGACACTCACTTGTTTGGCTGTGTTTCTGTGGCATCTTGTTCCCTTCAGACAGCTCAGGACAGTAGATCAGCCTGGATCAGGGACTGTCAGCCTCCACTCTCTAACCCGCTTCCTTATCAGGCGATGAAATTTTTACATTAAGATTTTTTTCGTTAAAGCCTTTAACTGTGTTAGCTCCTAGTTTATTCTGGTTTCCCTCGAGCTAAAGATTAAAGTCCTAGAACAGCCCTTCATGcttctaaactttttttttttaaactgagttACAAGAAGTTTATACAAATTGTGGCTGATTTTATGCATTTGTCCTCTATATGGCCAAAGAGACAGTCTGGGGATAAGCCCGTTGTTGGCACCTGGTGGATATTTACACTCTACTGTGATAAGCAACGTTACAGATTAAGGCTTTTTGACCAAGCAATGTTATTTGAGTTTCAGCAGGAGTTCCCTTTACAGTCTGGTATAGGTTCCTTACCAAAAATCTCTGATATTTTCACTGCTTTGAGTCATTTATTTGTAGCCATGTTACGTTGCTGTTTCATGGATGTACCCTGGATTCAGGGGAGTCAGCTGTCAGTTGAAGATGCTGTAAAGGCTCAGCCTTTGTCTCATGGTGCCTTCTCAAGAGGAAATGTGTGTGTTCATTCCCAGATCTGCCACAGACTGTGGAGCCCAGCGCAGGTCACTGGATCTCATCCTCCCCCTTGGGAATGAGAGACAGATCTTGGGAGTTTCTACGTGGTGAGGAGCTATGAGCATCAACTGGGGAGTGATGGGAGGGACAGCACTGACAATTTTTATACTGGTTGATAGAAAAATACAGACCTTACACTGCTGTCAGGAGATTTAGATGttgtgcagcagcactgctggggtgcTTTGGGGTGTCTGctagcagagctgcctgcacacCCCTGAACAGCTCCTCCATTGCTCCAAGGTATGTGATAGGCTACATTGCCAAGAGAGGAGCGAGGCTGCTGTTGCAATAGGAATTACTATTTCTAATTCAGCAATCAGCTTCGCAGGTGAGACTCAGGAGTTAGCTTGGGAAAGTCACTTAACTGGCCATGCAGTCCCTGCACTCCATGTAAATTCCATGTGTTCTACACACACCTCTGTAGAGCTCCCTGGGATGCCTTAGCCTGTTGTTTTTGCAGCCCTAACATCCATAAAGGCACACTCTGCCATTGCTTCAAAGGTTACActggttttcctctttttcttatGAGGGATGacaaaaaagcaaatacaaacccaaccaaacaaccccaaactcGTCTGTGTTCAACTCTGAGCCTGCCTGTCTGTGGTGGTGTGTTACAGCACCAGCCAAGGTCTGCTGatagaagctgacactgccaaGCTTTCTTAACTCCAGGTAGTAGAGCCTTTATGGTGAGGGGCTCTTGAATTTGCTCCTCTTTGCTATGAGACTCTATTCAACCATTCCCAATCTCTGGATGATAATAATAGGGTTCCAAACCTCGAGCGTTGGAGTAGGATTTGCTTGTTGGCAACAGCATTCCTTCCCCAGTCTTGACAAATTCTCATTGCAATATTCAGACACTTTCTAGTGAGTAGTATCTTTTTTTGAAGTTGCATCACTGGCTTTAAAACAGTGAGGTGACCCCTACTGAACAATGTGTCGGTTCTTCCGttctctcctgtccctgtttgATGTCCACCAAAATATCCACAGGGCTGTTATTTTGCTTATCCTAAGAGGTAACTGTGAGAGAATTAGTCAGAGTGCACTGGGGTGGCAGCTCATGCAGCTAAGCAGAGAGACCAGTCTGTGAGCACTTTGGGGCAGTGACCTCTCCCCATTTACTGTAAAGCTGAGGGCAATTGATTTTTGAATGGATCCCTGGAAGCTGGCTGTGTTGCTCTGAGTAACATCACTCAGCTGTGTTCCCCTTTTCACTGGTTCTGTCCATTAAACAGTGTTTCAGGAGtttgaatgtttttttaaatgctctcAGCTATTACATCAAAAGGTGTATATGTACTTAATGGACACTACTGTACTCCTTGTCCTGAAGTAGCTGTTGGCTAAAACTGGGATTGGAAAGCGGggcagcatttttattttgtttttcttgacaAACTAGAACCTCTCTGACCTTGTGCAGATTATTTTAAGTCAGATTTTTCAGGAGGTCCTTCCACTGCAGGTTGTGACTGGCGTTGCTGCTACTGCAGTCTTTGGAAATCTTGTCGCTTCATTATTGTGtctaaaaagaacaaaaatattaaaaaaacatcaCCAAAATTTCTATGTCAAATCTCTCAGAAACTCTTGCACCATGTCTCTAAAAGCTCcaatcttttcttctttaaaaacttaagttcttttatattttataaagataGTGCAAATAAGTCCAAATATGTGGATTTAAGTATGTTTGAGATATAGATATCCTGTTGATTTAAATTTTAGGTTGAGTATTGGAGATATgctgtttatttaaatttcGCATTGCTAAATATTGGATACTGTGGCTGAAATCGGGCAACTTTTCAACTGGACTGTTTTAACATTTcgtgttattttttttaaatcttatttcttttcagcaaaGAGACCAGGTAAATGAGGTGTTAAAGAGAAGCTGTGGAACTTAGAGCAGTGGAAGTTTCTGCTCTCAAATTTATCTTAGCCTTGTTTTCAGCTCGCTGTGGTCTGACTAGGTTATTTTATACTACCTACACCATTGACTTTTAAATGAACTGGATGTGGGGTGGCGGCGGGGGGAGAAGCAAGGTGGAGGAAGAAAAGGGCAAGAGTTTTTTTGTACTTGAGAGAATATCTATTTTCAGTCTTCTCTTGTCTTACTGTATTTCAGGTATACAAATGCTCTCAGTCCAGCCAGACACCAAGCCGAAAGGTTGTGCTGGCTGCAACCGTAAGATTAAAGACCGATATCTTCTAAAGGCCCTGGACAAATATTGGCATGAGGACTGCCTGAAATGTGCCTGCTGTGACTGTCGCCTGGGGGAGGTGGGCTCTACCTTGTACACCAAAGCCAACCTTATCCTTTGTCGCAGAGACTATCTGAGGTAGGTCACGGCCTTCTTCCATTCGCTGGCAAGCTCGGGAAACCTGCTCAGcccttcctgcagagctgctctcacacTGGCAGGGCTGCAAGGCTGACTCTTGGAGGAAACAAATACTGAAAGATGGAGATTGAATTAAAATCTGAGTCAAAAAGCGCACACAAGCAGGTTGTGGAGGTGGCTGCCAGATTTATGATGCTGATGCTGGTGTAGAGAAGAGTaattcccctctgctccccacagcactgTGCTTCTGGGGAGGTGGGGGTCTCCcgctccccctcctcctcctggcagcACGGTGGTGGCCAGATGTCACAGCCTGAAACCAGTTCTGTGGTTTTCACCCAGcttcagggcagggctggaaccCTGCAGGTGAGGGACATTTCGCCCGTCTTCGCTTTTGTCCTTTTAGTTTGCCAAAGGATTTCATTTGTGGCACTCAAGTTTTAGGAAGGCTGACACTCAGCTGTGTGAAGCTGGACCAGGATAGCCAACTGAATTCCCCATTTTTAATAGCCATAAACTCCAAGCCACTCTGCTCCTGGTTTCACTTGGCAGCCCAGGTGGGATGCTGGCTAACCTGTGGCCACCTGTTAGGGGTAACAAATCAGcacctgcttttctctcttctcgTTTGCTTGTGGACCTACATTCTCAAAAGTATTTGAGGAATAACTCGTAGCAAAGTATGGATGAGCAACACCAGGGTAGTTTATCTACACATCGTGTGTCAATAGGGCTGCTTTGCATGAATGGAGTTTAACTGGGAAGTTTAGTGTCCCTGGGCTCTCAATAATAAAATAGAGAGAAAAGGCTCCTCTGGGGTGATTCCAAGCACCTATTCCCCACAGTAACACCTTTCCTCCCTGTGGAGGGGGTGTCATGAGACTAGCTGCTCCAGGCTAAGGTGAACTTCTGTGAATATTTCCCTTGCCCCGTCAGTGaagccttttccttttaaagggACATTGAAGTCGCTAATACATTgggggaaaattaaaattctttttgaaTGCGTTAACTTCCAAGTTCCGCTTAAGTACAGGCTCCAAATAGGAGAGGTTCCCATGCACTGATCAGTTCCCAAATTATACACCATGAGTAGGTAGGAACAGGAATCAGGACTAAAGCACCGACAACTATCAGTACTCTGGCTCTCCATGTAACCACCTCTAGAAAAAATGGATGGAACAAAAACCTTCCAAAATCCACTGTGCATTTGTTGAACTGGGGCTGAAAGGCAGATCAGGTTCTTCAGATGGGCTTAGACTTAATGGTAAAAGTATTCTGCTACCTATTCAAGCTCTGAACTGAACCCAAGATAGAGGGCTGGGAATTCAGCATAGAGGCTGCATCTCAAACCTGATGTGTTAAAGCTGCCAAAGTAGTAGGTAACAAAACCTCACTTTTAAAAGCTGGTGGAACAGAAGGGAATTGTTGTACATGAGCTTAGGTCACTTGTGGTCTTTTGGTAAGTGTGTGTAGAGAGGGTTTGAAAAAGGTTTTGGTGCGGGAAAGTAACATCCCAATTTTTAAACCCCATTTTATTAATCTTTGTTATACAACAAATGCCTGCAGGAGCGAGAGAACTGCTATGGCTGTTTCATCTGAGTTCCAAATTTACTCGAGACTTTGAGCTTACTGAATCTCCCAAGTGCTAGTGCAGCAGATCTAATGTTTTGAAATCAAATgtttaaaatcaaaaccagaaatgaTGTGGTAGCAAAGATATGAGCAAAGCATTTCCCCAGCACAGGTGCATTCACACACGCTCTTGCTCTCTGGTCTTTGAGGGTTTAACAGGAGTAAATATTTTGCTAACAGATTGTTAAAACTCATACTAAGTGATTCAGAGAAAGgagattttttgttgttgttgtttgtcaTAATCACATTCAAACTGgtgtttcatttatttcttcataCATAACACCTTTTACATTTGCATGTGAAACCAGCATACAGGAGAAATCCTATAACTGGTTTTaagatatttctgttttttgtCTCTGGATTTATTGAGTCTTAATGGAGCTATTtcgttgtgtttttttttttccttttggtgaTACTTGTGAGTGCATAGATTTAAACTTGGTATTTACACTAAACTTCAAACTGATGCACTTAAGGTAATTGCAGATAGTCATTTGCCTCATTGCATCTTATCTACTTAGTTATGCAGTGAACCTATAAAAGTGATATTTTTAGTGCTAATGTACAGACTAGTTAAATTTTCTCTAGCTTTGTAGTCAAATAAGCTTTCATATTTAGTAACCCACTTGATATGAATTTAAGGAACAAATTGCATTGTACTAATGATCACATTAGAGTTTGATTATGGTTTCAAACTATCTTcttaggttttttcctttttaaccaTAAAGGGAGCCTTCGCTGCGTATAAAACTGTTCTGGCTTCCTATTAATTTATGTGGTGCCCTCTAGAGGATATGTGGCTTGAACGATACTATAAAGAGTAAAATTGCTTATTAACTTGTCTCTCAGTGTTCATTATGCTTTTCAATAAGACAGACATTCTACAGATGCTACAAGCAATCATGCAGCCAGTTTGGGTGCTTTAGAATTCATGTTTAAGTTCGTAAATGGTGTGATTGTGTCTTTGCCTGTTTGCAAAAATACTTCCAGTATCTTTCATTTAGAGATGCCTGCCAAAAAAATCTGCACCCTCCCTCAGCCCTGATGCATGCTCTCGTGTTGCAGCTGAGCCCTGAGGTCCCCACTTTGAGCTCCTTATAAATAGTCGGCATCTTCAGAACTCCAAAACTTGCTTTGCTTTAGCTGTCTCCTTTGGTAAAATTAGTTAATTATACTACATTAAACCCTTTTCCTCTGGATCAGGAGGGATTGAGGGAATGGAAGGAGTCTTTAATGAAGTAAGGAGCTTGAAAGATGCTGTGGGTGTGAGAGGCTCTGCCCTGGAATGTGATTCCTGTTCAGCACTCCAGCAGTTCCTGAGGTGCCGGGGTGACCACGGCAGGAGCGGGCTCTGCTCTGTTAACGAGGATGGGAACTGACTTGAGCAAAGAAAGGGCTCAGCGTTAGCAATAACACACTCCCCGAAAATGATATGCAGAGGATAATTCCCCTGCAGGCTTCTGTCTTCTGCTTATACACTCCTGGGTTAGGAAGTGAAGACTTAATTTGAGGAACTTAGGTTTACGCCAATATTTCAAGTCCATTTATAAGAAGTGAAATATgcaagaactttttttttctccccttcttttCCTCCAGAACTGTATGGTGACATCTTAATGCATCAGCCTATCCTGCTCTGTCCTCTCTTCTGACTGGCAGCGTGTCCATTTGCAAGCACAATATTCCCTTTGAAATCTGTCATTACTGCCATTAATGACCAGTCATTATGTTAACAGCCCTTGGGCTGTTAACATGTCAGACTGGTTGTTAACTGGAATGTTATTACTTATTTAAACCTCAGGTATGAGTTGTGTGAAATGTGCTTTGGTTGCACCTTCTGGGCTGCTTCTGCACAAAACAATAGGGAAACAGCAGAGCGTTGGCCTTTGGGGTGCCAAGGGATTTGCTTTCTGTTCCATCTGCTCATTTGATTTCTATAAATTTGTGAGGTTCTCCTACCCCTGGGCAGCCTCCTAATTTCAGTGTGCAATCCCTTCTCTTAGCCTTGCCTGCAAATGGGCAGCCGTGGATGTTGCCAGATGCACGGAAACGCCCGCTGCACGTTTGAGATTAATACCTGGCCCCTAGAAGTGTGAAATAAAAGACCAACAATCACATGCAACTCAGTTGTATTAAATAATGAGCTTCCTCGGATGCAGCAGAAATATGAAAGTACAGCTGTGCTAAGCTAGTTGCAATGTAGGTCAATCACCCTTTTCACTTAGGTTTTTAACTACGCAAACCCCGCTGAGCAACCAATGACTACAAAGTGCTGTTTCATTCCTATTTAATTTTGGCAGCATTTTACTGAAGAGCAGGCATTCATGCAGCTAAATTATCTTTGCCGTTTCTGGTTTTAACTCCAGCTCCATGACACTAAATGTTGGAGTGCATATCTCTTAGTAAACACAAAGGATGTGGTTTctgatatatatatttatttttttcccaaatccaCCTCTTAACATGGAAATTGAATTAGAACTTTTATTACTTCTTGCATAATTTCCCTAGCCAGGCAAGCAAGATCATAAGAAAAGGATTAACAAAACTAATATGTTGGGGTGGAATTTTTTGCCCTTAAACACATCTAGAACCTTATTGAGAACGTGGAGGAGGATGACAGAAAGTCTATCTTCTCCCCCCACCCTTCCCCTTCCACCTCAGTATTGATACTATTTGTAAATATACAGCACACTTTAAAACTACCACTGAAGAGCTGTGAAAATGAGTAAATCACCATTCCCGAGGAAAGGGACAGAACACGTTgggtttttccctcttccctgcttGCAGTTTGAAAGACCTGAGAAAAGCCAAGTCTTTAAAACTGGATATTGGAGAAGATCTTATAAATAATGACCACAGAAAGTAATGTTCAACCAGAAAGATTATAAAGATGCTGCCTCTGTAAAATATTTAGCTTCAGAGCAGTTTGAAAAGGGCAGAATTTAGGAAGCAGCTTTTTCCTGTACAACTGCTTGCACTCTAAAggcaattattattttaaaaaattattgtgtAGGAGTGTTTAGAGAGACTTAAAATGTCTTGTGGCCTGATGCTGATTAGCAGATTCCATTCCTCTCTCAAGTCACGGGCAGTATTGCAAACACCCAAGATATCAGCTTGCTTAAATGCATGTATAAATACTCTGTGTGGATATTTTCATGGGTAGTGGGTTATAAATTTTTTCAAAATGCCTCCTCAACATGTTTCTTGCCCAGCTTGATTAAATAAGGGTAGACCTTTAAAGATTTAAGCACTCTGGGTCTTCAGGAGTATTGAGGTGTTTATGGATGTGAGGCTTTAGAGGACCACTTTCTTCACTAAAGCTTTTTAGAACTGAACCCTTATTCATACATTAATATCCTTGTTGCAATGCATTAAAGGGACAAGTAATTTGCAGGAATATgacctaaaaatatttttaaatactttaaaaaatggtaGGTGTAGCAACTCACTTGTTCTAATTTTGCTGTGTGTGATTAATGTTTTTCTGAATTTACATAAATGGTATAATTTAGTGTGtcttggaaattaaaaaaaaaaggcaagaataCTCTCTCTTCTACTAATTGCCAGAGGTTTTGAAAACCTCCAAACACCTTAACAGTTGTTGAAAGGGATAAGGAGAGTGATGCAAACATGCACAGTTAATCCACCCAACTTGCAAAGAATAATGCTTTTGATTTAGTTACACTCTGGCTAGTTTAGCTTGTTCTTTCTTTAGCTCATCTGTGATAGCTTTTAATAAGAAACATTCAATTAAGCTGTTAAAATTGGTGTTTAAGTCATGTTGAAATGCTGTGAAATGTGTGTACTCACGTTTGACGCTCTTCAGTAGTTCCATGTGTTTCCCCATATCTGCTGgtattttttcttcagagctGCCAAATTTTTAATAATTGTGTTATTTTTAGTGGCTTAAAATACACAGTTTAATTTTCAAGAATGTGAATCTTCCCTCTTATAAGGCTTCTTGAAAACCAGACGCTCCTCGTGTGTTGTCAAAATACCTCATTAATCCCCTGGAAACGTTCAAAGAATTTCAGGAGACTTTTCAGATGAAAGTACCGTGCCTCTTAAAGCCTGTCCTACAGCTCTTCATTACAGCACTACAGTGCTGTGTATTTtgatggaaaattattttactacAAAGGTTTTGCCAATACAGAGCAGCTCAGTAAAGCTTAATAAAAGcggtgattttggggaagaCGAAGTAATTCTGCAGTGCCAGAGGATGGGATAATGTTCCTGGCAAAAGAACAACAGCTCTGTAGTTCTGCTTAGTGTTTCCTGTAAcctcttttaaaagaaatgtgagCTTCTTGTTTTCATCcttgctaatttatttttttttctctcagatgTGATTTTGTGACCAGTACTTCTTATGAAATATCCATAAAATAATATCCATAATAAAGTTATTGACATTGGGAATAAATATTATCAACTACATTGTGGCACAGGATTTGATATCCAAGGTTTAACTggaaaatttctgaatttttgacCAGAAGCTCATGTGAAACAAAGCATCTGTGCATAATGTAGTAGAATTATATTTAGTTCTAATAGCCTAACACAGATGCCTTTAAAAAGTTCTGAATTCTACTGTATATCTGTTCCTTAAAAAACTAcacatttgtatttctttaaatttctttgaaattttaattaatttttggggacattttacagtgaaaactgaaaaaagccCCTCAAGTTTCGACCATGCAATTAAAAGGTCTATTACTGAATTTTGTTACTTG
It encodes:
- the LMO3 gene encoding LIM domain only protein 3 isoform X1, which produces MRDRSWEFLRGIQMLSVQPDTKPKGCAGCNRKIKDRYLLKALDKYWHEDCLKCACCDCRLGEVGSTLYTKANLILCRRDYLRLFGVTGNCAACSKLIPAFEMVMRAKDNVYHLDCFACQLCNQRFCVGDKFFLKNNMILCQTDYEEGLMKEGYAPQVR